A part of Tachysurus vachellii isolate PV-2020 chromosome 4, HZAU_Pvac_v1, whole genome shotgun sequence genomic DNA contains:
- the pex5la gene encoding PEX5-related protein isoform X2, which yields MYQGHLQGKDSRAADKAVAMVLKEIPNKASPEGKPLLTMTNKLVSEQQESRPLLSPSIDDFLCETKCDGAARPVTSNTAVLSSSLDLLDLSEPGDRRNSKDKKESRKSPMSSKSTPHKKKTDETELIQVDIEQNKHCSQTPVKDSLDSGIPSPLEKWEELNLHPERTGSRKWKLDKRRSSKNSGDFAWSTDSKTQPDTATKNSLEINYKADTETSPSTQGRLSKDQRWGGGFLSRNQSLEEEFERAKAAVESDTEFWDKMQAEWEELARRNWLTENEQGQIPSTVSPHEKGYYFHTDNPYKDWPNAFEEGLRKARDGDLPNAVLLLESAILQDPQDSEAWQVLGTTQAENENEQAAIVSLQRCLELHPNNLQALMALAVSLTNTGMKQEACEALLGWLRHNPKYKHHLKNSNNLQGSPSSRQLSFSAPMACSLLPELKELFLEAAQQNPDTIDPDLQTGLGVLYNLSSEFNKAVDAFNTALSVRPEDYLLWNRLGATLANGDRSEEAVEAYTRALELQPGFIRSRYNLGISCINLGAHREAASNFLTALSLQRKSRSRQLSHQVMSGNIWAALRIALSMMDQPELFQAANIGDLDLLMRAFNLDM from the exons GGGAAAGACTCTAGGGCTGCAGATAAGGCCGTTGCCATGGTCCTGAAGGAGATACCCAATAAGGCGTCCCCAGAAGGCAAACCCCTCCTCACGATGACCAACAAG ctGGTGAGTGAACAACAAGAGAGCCGTCCATTGCTAAGCCCCTCCATTGACGACTTCTTGTGCGAAACCAAGTGTGATGGAGCTGCCCGCCCTGTGACCTCTAACACAGCAG TGCTGTCCTCTTCTCTGGACCTGCTAGACCTGAGTGAGCCTGGTGACAGGAGGAACAGCAAAGACAAGAAAGAGTCCAGAAAGAGTCCAATGTCATCCAAGAGCACGCcacataaaaagaaaacagatgaaACTGAGCTGATCCAAGTAGACATTGAACAGAACAAGCACTGCTCTCAGACACCTGTGAAAGATTCTCTGGATTCAG GTATTCCTTCTCCCCTGGAGAAATGGGAGGAACTCAATCTTCATCCAGAGAGAACCGGTAGCAGGAAATGGAAGCTGGACAAAAGGCGGTCTTCCAAAAATTCTGGAGATTTTGCTTG GTCTACTGACAGCAAAACGCAACCCGATACAGCCACCAAGAACTCATTAGAAATAAATTACAAAGCTGATACAGAGACATCTCCTTCGACTCAA GGACGGCTGAGCAAAGACCAGAGGTGGGGTGGAGGATTCCTATCTAGAAACCAGTCCCTCGAGGAGGAGTTTGAGCGCGCCAAAGCAGCTGTGGAA tCAGACACTGAGTTCTGGGACAAGATGCAAGCTGAGTGGGAAGAACTGGCTCGCAGAAACTGGCTCACAGAGAACGAGCAAGGCCAGATTCCCTCGACCGTATCTCCTCATGAAAAG gGATATTACTTCCACACAGACAATCCATATAAAGACTGGCCAAATGCATTTGAAGAGGGGCTGAGGAAGGCCAGAGACGGAGATCTTCCAAATGCTGTTCTTCTCCTGGAGTCGGCCATCTTGCAAGACCCTCAAGACTCAGAG GCTTGGCAAGTCCTGGGGACCACACAGGCAGAGAATGAGAATGAGCAGGCAGCGATTGTCTCCCTCCAGAG ATGCCTGGAGCTCCACCCCAACAACCTTCAGGCCCTCATGGCATTGGCGGTGAGCCTGACCAACACAGGCATGAAGCAGGAAGCATGTGAGGCGTTACTAGGCTGGCTGAGACATAATCCCAAATATAAACACCACCTGAAGAACAGCAATAACCTGCAGGGTTCACCAAGTTCACGCCAACTCTCCTTCTCTGCACCAATGGCATG CTCTCTGCTACCTGAGTTGAAAGAGCTGTTCCTGGAAGCAGCCCAACAGAATCCAGACACGATTGACCCGGACCTGCAGACGGGCCTCGGTGTGCTTTACAACCTTAGCTCTGAGTTCAACAAGGCTGTAGATGCATTTAACACAGCACTGTCTGTCCGGCCAGAG GACTACTTGCTGTGGAATCGTCTCGGGGCAACACTAGCTAACGGAGACCGCAGTGAGGAGGCAGTGGAAGCATACACCCGAGCTTTGGAGCTCCAGCCTGGTTTCATTCGATCTCGCTACAACCTGGGCATTAGCTGCATTAACCTGGGTGCACACAG GGAAGCAGCCAGCAACTTCCTGACAGCACTGAGCCTGCAGAGGAAGAGCAGGAGTCGACAGCTCTCACACCA
- the pex5la gene encoding PEX5-related protein isoform X1 has protein sequence MYQGHLQGKDSRAADKAVAMVLKEIPNKASPEGKPLLTMTNKLVSEQQESRPLLSPSIDDFLCETKCDGAARPVTSNTAVLSSSLDLLDLSEPGDRRNSKDKKESRKSPMSSKSTPHKKKTDETELIQVDIEQNKHCSQTPVKDSLDSGIPSPLEKWEELNLHPERTGSRKWKLDKRRSSKNSGDFAWSTDSKTQPDTATKNSLEINYKADTETSPSTQLNRQYISGRHGRLSKDQRWGGGFLSRNQSLEEEFERAKAAVESDTEFWDKMQAEWEELARRNWLTENEQGQIPSTVSPHEKGYYFHTDNPYKDWPNAFEEGLRKARDGDLPNAVLLLESAILQDPQDSEAWQVLGTTQAENENEQAAIVSLQRCLELHPNNLQALMALAVSLTNTGMKQEACEALLGWLRHNPKYKHHLKNSNNLQGSPSSRQLSFSAPMACSLLPELKELFLEAAQQNPDTIDPDLQTGLGVLYNLSSEFNKAVDAFNTALSVRPEDYLLWNRLGATLANGDRSEEAVEAYTRALELQPGFIRSRYNLGISCINLGAHREAASNFLTALSLQRKSRSRQLSHQVMSGNIWAALRIALSMMDQPELFQAANIGDLDLLMRAFNLDM, from the exons GGGAAAGACTCTAGGGCTGCAGATAAGGCCGTTGCCATGGTCCTGAAGGAGATACCCAATAAGGCGTCCCCAGAAGGCAAACCCCTCCTCACGATGACCAACAAG ctGGTGAGTGAACAACAAGAGAGCCGTCCATTGCTAAGCCCCTCCATTGACGACTTCTTGTGCGAAACCAAGTGTGATGGAGCTGCCCGCCCTGTGACCTCTAACACAGCAG TGCTGTCCTCTTCTCTGGACCTGCTAGACCTGAGTGAGCCTGGTGACAGGAGGAACAGCAAAGACAAGAAAGAGTCCAGAAAGAGTCCAATGTCATCCAAGAGCACGCcacataaaaagaaaacagatgaaACTGAGCTGATCCAAGTAGACATTGAACAGAACAAGCACTGCTCTCAGACACCTGTGAAAGATTCTCTGGATTCAG GTATTCCTTCTCCCCTGGAGAAATGGGAGGAACTCAATCTTCATCCAGAGAGAACCGGTAGCAGGAAATGGAAGCTGGACAAAAGGCGGTCTTCCAAAAATTCTGGAGATTTTGCTTG GTCTACTGACAGCAAAACGCAACCCGATACAGCCACCAAGAACTCATTAGAAATAAATTACAAAGCTGATACAGAGACATCTCCTTCGACTCAA CTCAACAGGCAGTATATTAGTGGAAGACAT GGACGGCTGAGCAAAGACCAGAGGTGGGGTGGAGGATTCCTATCTAGAAACCAGTCCCTCGAGGAGGAGTTTGAGCGCGCCAAAGCAGCTGTGGAA tCAGACACTGAGTTCTGGGACAAGATGCAAGCTGAGTGGGAAGAACTGGCTCGCAGAAACTGGCTCACAGAGAACGAGCAAGGCCAGATTCCCTCGACCGTATCTCCTCATGAAAAG gGATATTACTTCCACACAGACAATCCATATAAAGACTGGCCAAATGCATTTGAAGAGGGGCTGAGGAAGGCCAGAGACGGAGATCTTCCAAATGCTGTTCTTCTCCTGGAGTCGGCCATCTTGCAAGACCCTCAAGACTCAGAG GCTTGGCAAGTCCTGGGGACCACACAGGCAGAGAATGAGAATGAGCAGGCAGCGATTGTCTCCCTCCAGAG ATGCCTGGAGCTCCACCCCAACAACCTTCAGGCCCTCATGGCATTGGCGGTGAGCCTGACCAACACAGGCATGAAGCAGGAAGCATGTGAGGCGTTACTAGGCTGGCTGAGACATAATCCCAAATATAAACACCACCTGAAGAACAGCAATAACCTGCAGGGTTCACCAAGTTCACGCCAACTCTCCTTCTCTGCACCAATGGCATG CTCTCTGCTACCTGAGTTGAAAGAGCTGTTCCTGGAAGCAGCCCAACAGAATCCAGACACGATTGACCCGGACCTGCAGACGGGCCTCGGTGTGCTTTACAACCTTAGCTCTGAGTTCAACAAGGCTGTAGATGCATTTAACACAGCACTGTCTGTCCGGCCAGAG GACTACTTGCTGTGGAATCGTCTCGGGGCAACACTAGCTAACGGAGACCGCAGTGAGGAGGCAGTGGAAGCATACACCCGAGCTTTGGAGCTCCAGCCTGGTTTCATTCGATCTCGCTACAACCTGGGCATTAGCTGCATTAACCTGGGTGCACACAG GGAAGCAGCCAGCAACTTCCTGACAGCACTGAGCCTGCAGAGGAAGAGCAGGAGTCGACAGCTCTCACACCA
- the pex5la gene encoding PEX5-related protein isoform X3, with protein sequence MYQGHLQLVSEQQESRPLLSPSIDDFLCETKCDGAARPVTSNTAVLSSSLDLLDLSEPGDRRNSKDKKESRKSPMSSKSTPHKKKTDETELIQVDIEQNKHCSQTPVKDSLDSGIPSPLEKWEELNLHPERTGSRKWKLDKRRSSKNSGDFAWSTDSKTQPDTATKNSLEINYKADTETSPSTQLNRQYISGRHGRLSKDQRWGGGFLSRNQSLEEEFERAKAAVESDTEFWDKMQAEWEELARRNWLTENEQGQIPSTVSPHEKGYYFHTDNPYKDWPNAFEEGLRKARDGDLPNAVLLLESAILQDPQDSEAWQVLGTTQAENENEQAAIVSLQRCLELHPNNLQALMALAVSLTNTGMKQEACEALLGWLRHNPKYKHHLKNSNNLQGSPSSRQLSFSAPMACSLLPELKELFLEAAQQNPDTIDPDLQTGLGVLYNLSSEFNKAVDAFNTALSVRPEDYLLWNRLGATLANGDRSEEAVEAYTRALELQPGFIRSRYNLGISCINLGAHREAASNFLTALSLQRKSRSRQLSHQVMSGNIWAALRIALSMMDQPELFQAANIGDLDLLMRAFNLDM encoded by the exons ctGGTGAGTGAACAACAAGAGAGCCGTCCATTGCTAAGCCCCTCCATTGACGACTTCTTGTGCGAAACCAAGTGTGATGGAGCTGCCCGCCCTGTGACCTCTAACACAGCAG TGCTGTCCTCTTCTCTGGACCTGCTAGACCTGAGTGAGCCTGGTGACAGGAGGAACAGCAAAGACAAGAAAGAGTCCAGAAAGAGTCCAATGTCATCCAAGAGCACGCcacataaaaagaaaacagatgaaACTGAGCTGATCCAAGTAGACATTGAACAGAACAAGCACTGCTCTCAGACACCTGTGAAAGATTCTCTGGATTCAG GTATTCCTTCTCCCCTGGAGAAATGGGAGGAACTCAATCTTCATCCAGAGAGAACCGGTAGCAGGAAATGGAAGCTGGACAAAAGGCGGTCTTCCAAAAATTCTGGAGATTTTGCTTG GTCTACTGACAGCAAAACGCAACCCGATACAGCCACCAAGAACTCATTAGAAATAAATTACAAAGCTGATACAGAGACATCTCCTTCGACTCAA CTCAACAGGCAGTATATTAGTGGAAGACAT GGACGGCTGAGCAAAGACCAGAGGTGGGGTGGAGGATTCCTATCTAGAAACCAGTCCCTCGAGGAGGAGTTTGAGCGCGCCAAAGCAGCTGTGGAA tCAGACACTGAGTTCTGGGACAAGATGCAAGCTGAGTGGGAAGAACTGGCTCGCAGAAACTGGCTCACAGAGAACGAGCAAGGCCAGATTCCCTCGACCGTATCTCCTCATGAAAAG gGATATTACTTCCACACAGACAATCCATATAAAGACTGGCCAAATGCATTTGAAGAGGGGCTGAGGAAGGCCAGAGACGGAGATCTTCCAAATGCTGTTCTTCTCCTGGAGTCGGCCATCTTGCAAGACCCTCAAGACTCAGAG GCTTGGCAAGTCCTGGGGACCACACAGGCAGAGAATGAGAATGAGCAGGCAGCGATTGTCTCCCTCCAGAG ATGCCTGGAGCTCCACCCCAACAACCTTCAGGCCCTCATGGCATTGGCGGTGAGCCTGACCAACACAGGCATGAAGCAGGAAGCATGTGAGGCGTTACTAGGCTGGCTGAGACATAATCCCAAATATAAACACCACCTGAAGAACAGCAATAACCTGCAGGGTTCACCAAGTTCACGCCAACTCTCCTTCTCTGCACCAATGGCATG CTCTCTGCTACCTGAGTTGAAAGAGCTGTTCCTGGAAGCAGCCCAACAGAATCCAGACACGATTGACCCGGACCTGCAGACGGGCCTCGGTGTGCTTTACAACCTTAGCTCTGAGTTCAACAAGGCTGTAGATGCATTTAACACAGCACTGTCTGTCCGGCCAGAG GACTACTTGCTGTGGAATCGTCTCGGGGCAACACTAGCTAACGGAGACCGCAGTGAGGAGGCAGTGGAAGCATACACCCGAGCTTTGGAGCTCCAGCCTGGTTTCATTCGATCTCGCTACAACCTGGGCATTAGCTGCATTAACCTGGGTGCACACAG GGAAGCAGCCAGCAACTTCCTGACAGCACTGAGCCTGCAGAGGAAGAGCAGGAGTCGACAGCTCTCACACCA